One region of Quercus lobata isolate SW786 chromosome 2, ValleyOak3.0 Primary Assembly, whole genome shotgun sequence genomic DNA includes:
- the LOC115964516 gene encoding uncharacterized protein LOC115964516, with protein MFPTTKLFHVANSVSDHSMLILKNEKPIGRRKKRTKLFRFESMWLRDERCFRLVTDAWEKGKQISELQRKLQLLENMRGGDSTLEDIHAIKELNRWLYMEEDMWHQRSRNNWLSVGDKNTTFFHTKASNQWQRNSINRVLDSNNTWQEDEEQIGKTFVNYYEQQFLSSRPVVEEALLEAIHTKVTDRMNASLLRNFNAQEVEKALQQMHPLKAPGLDMRINGHPCGKIQPTWGLRQGDPPSPYLFLICVEGLSALLQNAVQQKKLKGVAASTKGPKVSHLFFADDSIIFRRATREDAIKIQRLLQVYKASSGQQLNKNKTSLFFSPNMDDGIREDVKTMFEA; from the exons ATGTTTCCTACAACTAAGCTTTTCCATGTGGCTAATTCTGTGTCCGATCACAGCATGCTGATTCTCAAGAATGAAAAACCAATCGGACGGCGGAAAAAGAGGACAAAGCTGTTTAGATTTGAGTCGATGTGGCTGAGGGACGAACGGTGCTTTAGGTTGGTCACTGATGCTTGGGAAAAAG GCAAACAGATTTCCGAGTTGCAAAGAAAGCTTCAGTTGTTGGAGAATATGAGGGGTGGTGACTCGACCTTAGAGGACATTCATGCCATAAAGGAGTTGAATAGGTGGCTGTATATGGAGGAGGATATGTGGCACCAACGGTCCCGAAATAATTGGCTGAGTGTAGGTGATAAAAACACCACCTTTTTCCACACAAAGGCTTCTAACCAGTGGCAAAGAAACTCCATAAATAGGGTTCTGGATTCTAATAACACTTGGCAGGAGGATGAGGAACAAATTGGCAAGACCTTTGTTAATTATTATGAACAACAGTTTTTATCCTCGCGGCCAGTAGTGGAGGAGGCGCTACTTGAGGCCATTCACACAAAAGTCACTGATAGGATGAATGCTTCCTTGCTTAGAAACTTTAATGCACAGGAGGTGGAGAAGGCTCTACAACAGATGCACCCCTTAAAAGCGCCTGGACTCGATA TGAGAATTAATGGACATCCTTGCGGTAAGATACAACCAACCTGGGGGCTGAGGCAAGGAGACCCACCGTCTCCTTATCTCTTCCTCATTTGTGTAGAGGGCCTTTCTGCACTCTTACAGAATGCTGTCCAACAGAAGAAGCTTAAAGGGGTGGCTGCCTCAACAAAGGGACCCAAAGTTTCGCACCTTTTTTTCGCCGATgacagcattatttttagacggGCAACAAGGGAGGATGCAATTAAGATTCAGCGATTGCTACAGGTCTACAAAGCCTCTTCGGGCCAACAgttaaataaaaacaagactTCACTCTTTTTTAGCCCCAACATGGATGATGGTATAAGAGAAGATGTGAAAACCATGTTCGAAGCCTAA